From the genome of Cellvibrio japonicus Ueda107, one region includes:
- a CDS encoding diguanylate cyclase domain-containing protein has protein sequence MVGKVVAMLRGGKIAALFLSLALSAAAESLPDSVATDVADTNPRTWYVVQDHSWAPLAFRDRHGEPQGLIVDLWKLIGTKTGRPVQFELLDWQHTLHRVKGSREAIHGGLLESPERRAYLDFSNPLFQLRTALFVNARSLRQVLEPADLTQPIGITAGGFEEEFMRKHHPALALRLYNNNRALVEAAVRGDVDAFVADYPVGMFYLDRFTTPDQFRVLSVLYSRPIHAAVARGNSASLDEINRALNDISPEEMTRLTQKWISHREVETLPPWLLALVVASVLLMGVSFLLYHNAVLNRRLAAQAAEIRAQEQQVTLLTDNMTDWVWMVNEQQAYTYISPSVKKLIGYEAGELVGRDMGCVLHPSDRERAYAQLAHILAAARRGEFHGYRDSITRFGLAHKDGHLVWVEAAVRMFFTPTGEFSGAQGSSRDISERKQAEDAIRQLALNDQLTQLPNRRLLYDRLQQICAGCARQHQHCAILFIDMDNFRYINDNYGHDDGDLLLQQIALRLASGVRESDTLARFNGDEFVVVSEHLSQDVETARQQALMIGLKLLDLFEREFYLRDQPCKVTASIGIVLFNDDSKAVNSLLKYADTAMHQAKVNGRNRCVISDQHHPGSLNA, from the coding sequence ATGGTTGGTAAGGTTGTTGCCATGTTGAGGGGCGGGAAAATTGCTGCCTTGTTCCTGTCGCTGGCATTGTCCGCTGCCGCCGAGTCCCTGCCGGACAGTGTCGCCACCGATGTTGCCGATACCAATCCGCGCACTTGGTATGTGGTGCAGGATCACAGCTGGGCACCCCTGGCGTTTCGCGACCGCCACGGCGAACCCCAGGGCCTGATTGTCGATCTGTGGAAGTTGATCGGGACTAAAACCGGTCGCCCGGTTCAGTTTGAACTGCTCGATTGGCAGCACACCCTGCACAGGGTCAAAGGTTCCCGGGAGGCGATCCACGGCGGCCTGCTGGAATCGCCCGAGCGTCGCGCCTATCTCGATTTTTCCAACCCCTTGTTCCAGTTGCGCACGGCCCTTTTTGTTAACGCCAGGAGCCTGCGTCAGGTGTTGGAGCCTGCCGATCTGACCCAGCCTATCGGCATCACTGCCGGTGGCTTTGAAGAGGAATTCATGCGCAAGCATCACCCGGCATTGGCGCTGCGCTTATACAACAACAATCGGGCCCTGGTGGAAGCGGCGGTACGCGGTGACGTGGATGCGTTTGTGGCAGATTACCCGGTTGGCATGTTCTATCTGGACAGGTTTACCACTCCCGACCAGTTCCGTGTCTTATCTGTGCTTTATTCGCGCCCCATCCACGCGGCAGTGGCGCGCGGCAATAGCGCGTCGCTGGATGAGATTAACCGGGCCCTGAACGATATCAGCCCCGAGGAGATGACCCGCCTGACCCAGAAGTGGATCAGCCACCGCGAGGTGGAGACATTACCCCCCTGGCTATTGGCCCTGGTGGTTGCCAGTGTATTGCTCATGGGCGTGAGCTTCCTGCTCTATCACAATGCCGTACTCAACCGGCGCCTGGCGGCCCAAGCCGCTGAGATCCGTGCGCAGGAGCAACAGGTCACCCTGCTAACGGACAATATGACCGACTGGGTGTGGATGGTGAATGAGCAGCAGGCATACACCTACATCAGTCCTTCGGTTAAAAAATTGATTGGCTATGAGGCCGGGGAATTGGTGGGGCGCGATATGGGCTGTGTCCTGCACCCCAGCGATCGCGAGCGGGCCTATGCGCAGCTGGCCCACATACTGGCGGCCGCCCGGCGCGGCGAATTCCATGGCTACCGGGATTCCATCACCCGCTTTGGCCTGGCCCACAAGGATGGGCACCTGGTGTGGGTGGAAGCAGCTGTGCGTATGTTCTTCACACCGACGGGAGAGTTCTCCGGCGCCCAGGGCAGCTCGCGCGATATCAGCGAGCGCAAGCAGGCGGAGGATGCCATTCGCCAGTTGGCGCTGAACGATCAACTGACCCAGTTGCCCAATCGCCGGTTGCTATACGATCGCCTGCAACAAATATGTGCCGGCTGTGCCCGGCAGCACCAGCACTGTGCCATTTTGTTTATCGATATGGACAACTTTCGCTATATCAACGACAACTATGGCCATGACGATGGCGACCTGCTGTTGCAGCAAATAGCCTTGCGCCTGGCGTCGGGCGTGCGCGAGAGCGATACCCTGGCGCGCTTTAACGGCGATGAGTTTGTGGTGGTGTCCGAGCACTTGAGCCAGGATGTGGAGACAGCGCGCCAGCAGGCGCTGATGATTGGCCTAAAATTACTCGATCTGTTCGAGCGCGAATTTTACCTGCGCGACCAGCCCTGCAAGGT
- a CDS encoding YheV family putative zinc ribbon protein, translated as MAYSNKRRFIAGAVCPRCSEMDKLVVYSEDGKDFRECVACGYKDEMRFKPAQRELETRVNQTEAEKNALQVVTILPFTKAE; from the coding sequence ATGGCCTACAGCAACAAACGCCGCTTTATCGCGGGCGCCGTATGTCCGCGCTGCTCGGAAATGGACAAGCTGGTGGTCTACAGCGAAGACGGCAAGGACTTCCGCGAGTGTGTCGCCTGCGGCTACAAGGATGAGATGCGCTTTAAGCCCGCACAGCGAGAATTGGAAACGCGCGTTAACCAAACCGAAGCAGAAAAAAATGCGCTGCAAGTGGTAACAATACTGCCGTTTACCAAAGCGGAATAA
- the prlC gene encoding oligopeptidase A, translated as MTNPLLHAHVLPPFSQIQPEHIEPAIRQLIDEGRSQLQQLLAELKNPTWETLVAPLEAQGDKLDQAWAPVSHLNSVANSEALRQAYNTCIGLLTDYSTEFSQNQALYRAYQQLADSTAYAHLTQAQKQTIDNALRDFRLGGVALNDADQKRYGEIQKRLSELSTRFSNNLLDATQAWYKHFDNADALAGLPESALAQAAQAAAQKDLQGYVVTLDFPSYYAVIMYADNRALREEIYRAYVTRASAEGKKADGSSAAEFDNTAIISETLALRHELAQLLGFNNYAERSLASKMAESPAQVLQFLNELASKSKPFAERDYAELKAFAASQGCTDLQAWDTTYYSEKLRVAKYAVSQEELRPYFPAETVIAGMFTVVQRLFGIEVKQNSEFDSYHPDLRFYNIHKDGETIASFYLDLFARDKKKGGAWMADCRVRRNTGSAVQLPVAFLTCNFTPPVGDTPSLLTHDEVTTLFHEFGHGLHHMLTQIDVAAVSGINGVAWDAVELPSQFMENWCWEPEAIPLISGHYQTGEPLPQALLDKMLAAKNFQSGLQMIRQLEFSLFDFRLHAEYNPHTPQTAQQVLNDVRAQVAVIVPPAFNRFENSFSHIFAGGYAAGYYSYKWAEVLSADAYSRFEEEGIFNRTTGESFLTEILQQGGSKAPMELFKNFRGREPHIDALLRHSGIQEEAA; from the coding sequence ATGACCAACCCGCTGTTGCACGCCCATGTGTTGCCCCCTTTCAGCCAGATCCAACCCGAGCACATAGAGCCGGCCATCCGCCAGCTCATCGACGAAGGGCGCAGCCAGTTGCAGCAACTCTTGGCTGAGCTCAAGAACCCCACCTGGGAAACCCTGGTTGCCCCCCTCGAAGCCCAGGGCGATAAACTCGACCAGGCCTGGGCGCCCGTGAGCCACCTCAACTCCGTCGCCAATAGCGAAGCCCTGCGCCAGGCCTATAACACCTGTATTGGCCTGCTGACTGACTACAGCACCGAATTCAGCCAGAACCAGGCCCTGTACCGCGCCTACCAGCAACTGGCTGACAGCACCGCATACGCCCACCTGACCCAGGCGCAAAAACAAACCATCGACAACGCCCTGCGCGATTTTCGCCTGGGTGGCGTCGCCCTGAACGATGCCGACCAAAAACGCTACGGTGAGATCCAGAAGCGCCTGTCGGAATTATCGACCCGGTTTTCCAATAACCTGCTCGATGCCACCCAAGCCTGGTACAAGCATTTTGATAATGCCGACGCACTCGCGGGGCTGCCGGAATCGGCACTCGCCCAGGCCGCCCAGGCCGCTGCACAGAAAGACCTGCAAGGCTACGTCGTCACCCTGGACTTTCCGTCCTACTACGCCGTGATTATGTACGCCGACAACCGCGCCCTGCGCGAGGAAATTTACCGCGCCTATGTCACCCGCGCCTCGGCCGAAGGCAAAAAAGCGGACGGCTCATCCGCGGCGGAATTTGACAACACCGCCATCATCAGCGAAACCCTGGCACTGCGCCACGAACTGGCACAACTGCTCGGTTTCAACAACTATGCCGAGCGCTCCCTCGCCAGCAAAATGGCCGAGTCACCCGCCCAGGTGCTGCAATTCCTCAACGAGTTGGCGAGCAAATCCAAACCCTTCGCCGAGCGCGATTACGCTGAACTCAAAGCTTTCGCCGCCAGCCAGGGCTGCACTGACCTGCAAGCCTGGGATACCACCTATTACAGCGAAAAATTGCGCGTGGCCAAGTACGCGGTATCGCAAGAAGAATTGCGCCCCTATTTTCCCGCCGAAACAGTGATCGCGGGAATGTTTACCGTGGTGCAGCGCCTGTTTGGGATTGAGGTCAAACAAAACAGCGAATTCGATAGTTATCACCCGGATCTGCGCTTTTACAACATCCATAAAGACGGTGAAACCATTGCCAGCTTTTATCTGGACCTGTTCGCACGCGACAAGAAAAAAGGCGGCGCCTGGATGGCCGACTGCCGCGTGCGCCGCAATACGGGCAGCGCGGTGCAATTACCCGTCGCCTTTTTAACCTGCAACTTCACTCCTCCGGTGGGAGACACGCCTTCGCTGCTCACCCACGATGAAGTCACTACGCTGTTCCACGAATTTGGCCACGGTCTGCACCATATGCTGACGCAAATTGATGTGGCGGCGGTCAGCGGTATTAATGGCGTCGCCTGGGATGCGGTGGAACTGCCCAGCCAATTTATGGAGAACTGGTGCTGGGAACCGGAGGCCATTCCACTTATTTCCGGCCACTACCAAACCGGCGAACCGCTGCCACAAGCACTGCTGGATAAAATGCTGGCCGCGAAAAACTTCCAATCCGGTTTGCAGATGATTCGCCAGCTGGAATTCTCCCTGTTCGATTTCCGCTTACATGCAGAATACAACCCGCACACGCCTCAAACCGCGCAGCAAGTGTTGAATGATGTGCGCGCACAAGTAGCCGTTATTGTGCCGCCTGCCTTTAACCGTTTTGAAAACAGTTTTAGCCATATTTTTGCCGGTGGTTACGCCGCCGGTTATTACAGCTACAAATGGGCCGAGGTGCTCTCTGCCGATGCCTATTCGCGCTTCGAGGAAGAGGGAATTTTCAATCGCACGACCGGTGAAAGTTTCCTCACCGAAATCCTGCAGCAAGGTGGCAGTAAAGCGCCCATGGAACTCTTTAAAAACTTCCGCGGCCGCGAACCGCACATAGACGCCCTGCTGCGTCACAGCGGTATCCAGGAGGAGGCTGCCTGA
- a CDS encoding gamma carbonic anhydrase family protein, producing MSAIRPFQGHIPSLGENVFVDPAAVVIGDVSIGDDSSVWPCVVIRGDMHRIRIGARTSVQDGSVLHITHASDYNPAGHPLTIGDEVTVGHSVCLHGCTIGNRVLIGIGSTVLDGAVVEDEVVIGAGSLVPPGKRLESGFLYMGSPVKQVRPLKEGERHFFRYSATNYVKLKDAYLAGNRPNDVD from the coding sequence ATGAGCGCGATTCGTCCTTTTCAAGGCCATATCCCCAGCCTGGGGGAAAATGTTTTTGTCGACCCGGCAGCGGTAGTGATTGGCGATGTCAGTATCGGGGACGATTCCTCCGTGTGGCCCTGTGTGGTGATTCGCGGCGATATGCATCGCATTCGCATAGGCGCGCGCACCAGTGTGCAGGATGGTTCGGTGCTGCATATCACCCACGCCAGTGATTACAACCCCGCTGGCCATCCGCTCACCATCGGCGACGAGGTGACTGTGGGGCATTCGGTGTGCCTGCATGGCTGTACCATCGGCAACCGGGTGTTGATCGGTATCGGCTCCACCGTGCTGGACGGTGCTGTGGTGGAGGACGAGGTGGTGATTGGTGCCGGTTCCCTGGTGCCGCCGGGCAAGCGCCTGGAGTCCGGTTTCCTGTACATGGGGTCGCCGGTCAAGCAGGTGCGCCCGCTGAAGGAGGGTGAGCGGCATTTTTTCCGCTATTCCGCCACTAACTACGTCAAGCTCAAGGATGCTTACCTGGCGGGAAACCGCCCCAATGATGTCGATTAA